A single region of the Drosophila takahashii strain IR98-3 E-12201 chromosome 2R, DtakHiC1v2, whole genome shotgun sequence genome encodes:
- the Amph gene encoding amphiphysin isoform X1, with the protein MSENKGIMLAKSVQKHAGRAKEKILQNLGKVDRTADEIFDDHLNNFNRQQASANRLQKEFNNYIRCVRAAQTASKSLMDAVCEIYEPQWSGYDALQAQTGASESLWADFAHKLGDQVLIPLNTYTGQFPEMKKKVEKRNRKLIDYDGQRHSFQNLQANANKRKDDVKLTKGREQLEEARRTYEILNTELHDELPALYDSRILFLVTNLQTLFATENVFHNETAKIYSELEAIVDKLATESQRGSNTLRKQTSNPIKTSSPVQSPVNKLNNANINSNYQNQITTNGGSSLANSPTSTSSSLQEPRFDSVSSTPEPPPESPVAAATPSSPTENGVATKSVERPELSGLNASAKATTTTQTSPTEEKVVVSEVKPLETEGATVAAAEAAATPPVATPAPPATPAQVNGNNNEPSIPKEGGKHPKELPSNTSNAEAAAEAAANNGNSIEEHKQKKLGNDTTATETDTETVTVTQHLVTSSDTDNKSVTKSETDSSTKTSTGTSQKGRPVPVVSRHSVNNPNKNPFEDDDERIYEVPADANTADLPPGVLYRVKATYGYVKEDVDELSFEIGDLIRVIEYDDPEDQEEGWLMGQKEGTTEKGLFPANFTRPI; encoded by the exons ATGTCCGAGAATAAAGGCATCATGCTGGCCAAATCTGTTCAAAAACACGCTGGACGTGCCAAGGAGAAG ATTCTACAAAACTTGGGCAAAGTCGATCGCACTGCAGATGAAATTTTCGACGATCACCTGAATAACTTTAACCGCCAACAGGCGAGTGCCAACAGATTACAAAAGGAGTTCAATAACTACATAAGATGTGTTCGTG CTGCACAAACCGCCTCCAAATCACTGATGGATGCCGTTTGCGAGATCTACGAGCCACAATGGAGCGGATACGATGCTCTGCAAGCACAAACGGGCGCCTCGGAGAGTTTGTGGGCGGACTTTGCGCACAAATTGGGGGATCAAGTCCTCATACCGCTCAACACATACACCGGACAGTTTCCCGAAATGAAG aaaaaagTGGAGAAGCGCAACCGAAAGCTGATTGACTACGATGGCCAGCGTCACTCGTTCCAGAATCTGCAGGCCAATGCCAACAAGCGCAAAGATGATGTCAAA CTAACCAAAGGACGCGAACAGCTAGAGGAAGCCAGACGCACCTACGAAATCCTAAACACGGAACTTCACGACGAGCTGCCTGCCTTATATGATTCTAGGATACTGTTTCTGGTTACCAACTTGCAGACGCTTTTTGCCACAGAAAACGTTTTCCACAACGAAACGGCCAAG ATCTATTCGGAACTGGAGGCAATCGTCGACAAATTGGCCACAGAATCGCAGCGCGGCTCCAATACGCTACGCAAGCAAACAA GCAATCCCATCAAGACTTCGAGTCCAGTGCAGTCGCCAGTAAATAAGTTAAACAACGCCAACATCAACAGCAACTATCAGAATCAAATCACCACAAACGGTGGCTCTAGTTTGGCAAACAGCC cGACATCCACCAGCTCGTCGCTGCAAGAGCCTCGATTTGATTCAGTTTCTTCAACACCAGAACCGCCCCCGGAATCCCCAGTAGCAGCAGCCACGCCCAGCAGTCCCACGGAGAACGGAGTAGCCACCAAATCAGTGGAGCGTCCCGAGTTGAGTGGTCTGAATGCGAGTGCCAAGGCAACCACAACCACGCAGACATCGCCCACGGAGGAGAAGGTGGTGGTCAGTGAAGTGAAGCCATTGGAAACTGAAGGAGCaacagtagcagcagcagaagcagcagcaacaccaccaGTAGCAACACCTGCCCCACCAGCCACACCTGCCCAAGTGaatggcaacaacaatgaGCCCTCGATTCCCAAGGAAGGTGGCAAACATCCCAAGGAGCTGCCTTCCAACACATCGAATGCAGAAGCTGCTGCCGAGGCGGCGGCCAACAATGGCAACTCCATCGAGGAGCACAAGCAGAAGAAATTAGGTAATgacacaacagcaacagaaaccGACACAGAAACAGTCACCGTCACCCAGCACTTAGTCACATCGAGTGATACAGATAATAAGAGTGTAACCAAATCAGAAACCGATTCGAGTACTAAGACCAGCACAGGCACAAGTCAGAAAGGTAGACCAGTACCAGTAGTTAGTAGGCACAGCGTAAATAATCCTAACAAGAATCCGTTCGAGGATGACGACGAACGCATCTACGAGGTGCCCGCTG ATGCCAATACCGCTGACTTGCCGCCCGGCGTTCTTTACCGAGTGAAGGCCACCTACGGCTACGTCAAGGAGGATGTGGACGAGCTGAGCTTCGAGATCGGAGACCTTATTCGCGTTATCGAGTACGACGATCCCGAGGATCAG GAGGAGGGCTGGCTGATGGGTCAGAAGGAGGGCACCACCGAGAAGGGACTCTTCCCCGCCAACTTCACGCGTCCCATCTGA
- the Amph gene encoding myc box-dependent-interacting protein 1 isoform X4, which produces MSENKGIMLAKSVQKHAGRAKEKILQNLGKVDRTADEIFDDHLNNFNRQQASANRLQKEFNNYIRCVRAAQTASKSLMDAVCEIYEPQWSGYDALQAQTGASESLWADFAHKLGDQVLIPLNTYTGQFPEMKKKVEKRNRKLIDYDGQRHSFQNLQANANKRKDDVKLTKGREQLEEARRTYEILNTELHDELPALYDSRILFLVTNLQTLFATENVFHNETAKIYSELEAIVDKLATESQRGSNTLRKQTSNPIKTSSPVQSPVNKLNNANINSNYQNQITTNGGSSLANSQPPPESPVAAATPSSPTENGVATKSVERPELSGLNASAKATTTTQTSPTEEKVVVSEVKPLETEGATVAAAEAAATPPVATPAPPATPAQVNGNNNEPSIPKEGGKHPKELPSNTSNAEAAAEAAANNGNSIEEHKQKKLDANTADLPPGVLYRVKATYGYVKEDVDELSFEIGDLIRVIEYDDPEDQEEGWLMGQKEGTTEKGLFPANFTRPI; this is translated from the exons ATGTCCGAGAATAAAGGCATCATGCTGGCCAAATCTGTTCAAAAACACGCTGGACGTGCCAAGGAGAAG ATTCTACAAAACTTGGGCAAAGTCGATCGCACTGCAGATGAAATTTTCGACGATCACCTGAATAACTTTAACCGCCAACAGGCGAGTGCCAACAGATTACAAAAGGAGTTCAATAACTACATAAGATGTGTTCGTG CTGCACAAACCGCCTCCAAATCACTGATGGATGCCGTTTGCGAGATCTACGAGCCACAATGGAGCGGATACGATGCTCTGCAAGCACAAACGGGCGCCTCGGAGAGTTTGTGGGCGGACTTTGCGCACAAATTGGGGGATCAAGTCCTCATACCGCTCAACACATACACCGGACAGTTTCCCGAAATGAAG aaaaaagTGGAGAAGCGCAACCGAAAGCTGATTGACTACGATGGCCAGCGTCACTCGTTCCAGAATCTGCAGGCCAATGCCAACAAGCGCAAAGATGATGTCAAA CTAACCAAAGGACGCGAACAGCTAGAGGAAGCCAGACGCACCTACGAAATCCTAAACACGGAACTTCACGACGAGCTGCCTGCCTTATATGATTCTAGGATACTGTTTCTGGTTACCAACTTGCAGACGCTTTTTGCCACAGAAAACGTTTTCCACAACGAAACGGCCAAG ATCTATTCGGAACTGGAGGCAATCGTCGACAAATTGGCCACAGAATCGCAGCGCGGCTCCAATACGCTACGCAAGCAAACAA GCAATCCCATCAAGACTTCGAGTCCAGTGCAGTCGCCAGTAAATAAGTTAAACAACGCCAACATCAACAGCAACTATCAGAATCAAATCACCACAAACGGTGGCTCTAGTTTGGCAAACAGCC AACCGCCCCCGGAATCCCCAGTAGCAGCAGCCACGCCCAGCAGTCCCACGGAGAACGGAGTAGCCACCAAATCAGTGGAGCGTCCCGAGTTGAGTGGTCTGAATGCGAGTGCCAAGGCAACCACAACCACGCAGACATCGCCCACGGAGGAGAAGGTGGTGGTCAGTGAAGTGAAGCCATTGGAAACTGAAGGAGCaacagtagcagcagcagaagcagcagcaacaccaccaGTAGCAACACCTGCCCCACCAGCCACACCTGCCCAAGTGaatggcaacaacaatgaGCCCTCGATTCCCAAGGAAGGTGGCAAACATCCCAAGGAGCTGCCTTCCAACACATCGAATGCAGAAGCTGCTGCCGAGGCGGCGGCCAACAATGGCAACTCCATCGAGGAGCACAAGCAGAAGAAATTAG ATGCCAATACCGCTGACTTGCCGCCCGGCGTTCTTTACCGAGTGAAGGCCACCTACGGCTACGTCAAGGAGGATGTGGACGAGCTGAGCTTCGAGATCGGAGACCTTATTCGCGTTATCGAGTACGACGATCCCGAGGATCAG GAGGAGGGCTGGCTGATGGGTCAGAAGGAGGGCACCACCGAGAAGGGACTCTTCCCCGCCAACTTCACGCGTCCCATCTGA
- the Amph gene encoding myc box-dependent-interacting protein 1 isoform X2 yields the protein MSENKGIMLAKSVQKHAGRAKEKILQNLGKVDRTADEIFDDHLNNFNRQQASANRLQKEFNNYIRCVRAAQTASKSLMDAVCEIYEPQWSGYDALQAQTGASESLWADFAHKLGDQVLIPLNTYTGQFPEMKKKVEKRNRKLIDYDGQRHSFQNLQANANKRKDDVKLTKGREQLEEARRTYEILNTELHDELPALYDSRILFLVTNLQTLFATENVFHNETAKIYSELEAIVDKLATESQRGSNTLRKQTSNPIKTSSPVQSPVNKLNNANINSNYQNQITTNGGSSLANSQPPPESPVAAATPSSPTENGVATKSVERPELSGLNASAKATTTTQTSPTEEKVVVSEVKPLETEGATVAAAEAAATPPVATPAPPATPAQVNGNNNEPSIPKEGGKHPKELPSNTSNAEAAAEAAANNGNSIEEHKQKKLGNDTTATETDTETVTVTQHLVTSSDTDNKSVTKSETDSSTKTSTGTSQKGRPVPVVSRHSVNNPNKNPFEDDDERIYEVPADANTADLPPGVLYRVKATYGYVKEDVDELSFEIGDLIRVIEYDDPEDQEEGWLMGQKEGTTEKGLFPANFTRPI from the exons ATGTCCGAGAATAAAGGCATCATGCTGGCCAAATCTGTTCAAAAACACGCTGGACGTGCCAAGGAGAAG ATTCTACAAAACTTGGGCAAAGTCGATCGCACTGCAGATGAAATTTTCGACGATCACCTGAATAACTTTAACCGCCAACAGGCGAGTGCCAACAGATTACAAAAGGAGTTCAATAACTACATAAGATGTGTTCGTG CTGCACAAACCGCCTCCAAATCACTGATGGATGCCGTTTGCGAGATCTACGAGCCACAATGGAGCGGATACGATGCTCTGCAAGCACAAACGGGCGCCTCGGAGAGTTTGTGGGCGGACTTTGCGCACAAATTGGGGGATCAAGTCCTCATACCGCTCAACACATACACCGGACAGTTTCCCGAAATGAAG aaaaaagTGGAGAAGCGCAACCGAAAGCTGATTGACTACGATGGCCAGCGTCACTCGTTCCAGAATCTGCAGGCCAATGCCAACAAGCGCAAAGATGATGTCAAA CTAACCAAAGGACGCGAACAGCTAGAGGAAGCCAGACGCACCTACGAAATCCTAAACACGGAACTTCACGACGAGCTGCCTGCCTTATATGATTCTAGGATACTGTTTCTGGTTACCAACTTGCAGACGCTTTTTGCCACAGAAAACGTTTTCCACAACGAAACGGCCAAG ATCTATTCGGAACTGGAGGCAATCGTCGACAAATTGGCCACAGAATCGCAGCGCGGCTCCAATACGCTACGCAAGCAAACAA GCAATCCCATCAAGACTTCGAGTCCAGTGCAGTCGCCAGTAAATAAGTTAAACAACGCCAACATCAACAGCAACTATCAGAATCAAATCACCACAAACGGTGGCTCTAGTTTGGCAAACAGCC AACCGCCCCCGGAATCCCCAGTAGCAGCAGCCACGCCCAGCAGTCCCACGGAGAACGGAGTAGCCACCAAATCAGTGGAGCGTCCCGAGTTGAGTGGTCTGAATGCGAGTGCCAAGGCAACCACAACCACGCAGACATCGCCCACGGAGGAGAAGGTGGTGGTCAGTGAAGTGAAGCCATTGGAAACTGAAGGAGCaacagtagcagcagcagaagcagcagcaacaccaccaGTAGCAACACCTGCCCCACCAGCCACACCTGCCCAAGTGaatggcaacaacaatgaGCCCTCGATTCCCAAGGAAGGTGGCAAACATCCCAAGGAGCTGCCTTCCAACACATCGAATGCAGAAGCTGCTGCCGAGGCGGCGGCCAACAATGGCAACTCCATCGAGGAGCACAAGCAGAAGAAATTAGGTAATgacacaacagcaacagaaaccGACACAGAAACAGTCACCGTCACCCAGCACTTAGTCACATCGAGTGATACAGATAATAAGAGTGTAACCAAATCAGAAACCGATTCGAGTACTAAGACCAGCACAGGCACAAGTCAGAAAGGTAGACCAGTACCAGTAGTTAGTAGGCACAGCGTAAATAATCCTAACAAGAATCCGTTCGAGGATGACGACGAACGCATCTACGAGGTGCCCGCTG ATGCCAATACCGCTGACTTGCCGCCCGGCGTTCTTTACCGAGTGAAGGCCACCTACGGCTACGTCAAGGAGGATGTGGACGAGCTGAGCTTCGAGATCGGAGACCTTATTCGCGTTATCGAGTACGACGATCCCGAGGATCAG GAGGAGGGCTGGCTGATGGGTCAGAAGGAGGGCACCACCGAGAAGGGACTCTTCCCCGCCAACTTCACGCGTCCCATCTGA
- the Amph gene encoding myc box-dependent-interacting protein 1 isoform X3: MSENKGIMLAKSVQKHAGRAKEKILQNLGKVDRTADEIFDDHLNNFNRQQASANRLQKEFNNYIRCVRAAQTASKSLMDAVCEIYEPQWSGYDALQAQTGASESLWADFAHKLGDQVLIPLNTYTGQFPEMKKKVEKRNRKLIDYDGQRHSFQNLQANANKRKDDVKLTKGREQLEEARRTYEILNTELHDELPALYDSRILFLVTNLQTLFATENVFHNETAKIYSELEAIVDKLATESQRGSNTLRKQTSNPIKTSSPVQSPVNKLNNANINSNYQNQITTNGGSSLANSPTSTSSSLQEPRFDSVSSTPEPPPESPVAAATPSSPTENGVATKSVERPELSGLNASAKATTTTQTSPTEEKVVVSEVKPLETEGATVAAAEAAATPPVATPAPPATPAQVNGNNNEPSIPKEGGKHPKELPSNTSNAEAAAEAAANNGNSIEEHKQKKLDANTADLPPGVLYRVKATYGYVKEDVDELSFEIGDLIRVIEYDDPEDQEEGWLMGQKEGTTEKGLFPANFTRPI, from the exons ATGTCCGAGAATAAAGGCATCATGCTGGCCAAATCTGTTCAAAAACACGCTGGACGTGCCAAGGAGAAG ATTCTACAAAACTTGGGCAAAGTCGATCGCACTGCAGATGAAATTTTCGACGATCACCTGAATAACTTTAACCGCCAACAGGCGAGTGCCAACAGATTACAAAAGGAGTTCAATAACTACATAAGATGTGTTCGTG CTGCACAAACCGCCTCCAAATCACTGATGGATGCCGTTTGCGAGATCTACGAGCCACAATGGAGCGGATACGATGCTCTGCAAGCACAAACGGGCGCCTCGGAGAGTTTGTGGGCGGACTTTGCGCACAAATTGGGGGATCAAGTCCTCATACCGCTCAACACATACACCGGACAGTTTCCCGAAATGAAG aaaaaagTGGAGAAGCGCAACCGAAAGCTGATTGACTACGATGGCCAGCGTCACTCGTTCCAGAATCTGCAGGCCAATGCCAACAAGCGCAAAGATGATGTCAAA CTAACCAAAGGACGCGAACAGCTAGAGGAAGCCAGACGCACCTACGAAATCCTAAACACGGAACTTCACGACGAGCTGCCTGCCTTATATGATTCTAGGATACTGTTTCTGGTTACCAACTTGCAGACGCTTTTTGCCACAGAAAACGTTTTCCACAACGAAACGGCCAAG ATCTATTCGGAACTGGAGGCAATCGTCGACAAATTGGCCACAGAATCGCAGCGCGGCTCCAATACGCTACGCAAGCAAACAA GCAATCCCATCAAGACTTCGAGTCCAGTGCAGTCGCCAGTAAATAAGTTAAACAACGCCAACATCAACAGCAACTATCAGAATCAAATCACCACAAACGGTGGCTCTAGTTTGGCAAACAGCC cGACATCCACCAGCTCGTCGCTGCAAGAGCCTCGATTTGATTCAGTTTCTTCAACACCAGAACCGCCCCCGGAATCCCCAGTAGCAGCAGCCACGCCCAGCAGTCCCACGGAGAACGGAGTAGCCACCAAATCAGTGGAGCGTCCCGAGTTGAGTGGTCTGAATGCGAGTGCCAAGGCAACCACAACCACGCAGACATCGCCCACGGAGGAGAAGGTGGTGGTCAGTGAAGTGAAGCCATTGGAAACTGAAGGAGCaacagtagcagcagcagaagcagcagcaacaccaccaGTAGCAACACCTGCCCCACCAGCCACACCTGCCCAAGTGaatggcaacaacaatgaGCCCTCGATTCCCAAGGAAGGTGGCAAACATCCCAAGGAGCTGCCTTCCAACACATCGAATGCAGAAGCTGCTGCCGAGGCGGCGGCCAACAATGGCAACTCCATCGAGGAGCACAAGCAGAAGAAATTAG ATGCCAATACCGCTGACTTGCCGCCCGGCGTTCTTTACCGAGTGAAGGCCACCTACGGCTACGTCAAGGAGGATGTGGACGAGCTGAGCTTCGAGATCGGAGACCTTATTCGCGTTATCGAGTACGACGATCCCGAGGATCAG GAGGAGGGCTGGCTGATGGGTCAGAAGGAGGGCACCACCGAGAAGGGACTCTTCCCCGCCAACTTCACGCGTCCCATCTGA
- the Amph gene encoding amphiphysin isoform X5 — protein MSENKGIMLAKSVQKHAGRAKEKILQNLGKVDRTADEIFDDHLNNFNRQQASANRLQKEFNNYIRCVRAAQTASKSLMDAVCEIYEPQWSGYDALQAQTGASESLWADFAHKLGDQVLIPLNTYTGQFPEMKKKVEKRNRKLIDYDGQRHSFQNLQANANKRKDDVKLTKGREQLEEARRTYEILNTELHDELPALYDSRILFLVTNLQTLFATENVFHNETAKIYSELEAIVDKLATESQRGSNTLRKQTSNPIKTSSPVQSPVNKLNNANINSNYQNQITTNGGSSLANSHANTADLPPGVLYRVKATYGYVKEDVDELSFEIGDLIRVIEYDDPEDQEEGWLMGQKEGTTEKGLFPANFTRPI, from the exons ATGTCCGAGAATAAAGGCATCATGCTGGCCAAATCTGTTCAAAAACACGCTGGACGTGCCAAGGAGAAG ATTCTACAAAACTTGGGCAAAGTCGATCGCACTGCAGATGAAATTTTCGACGATCACCTGAATAACTTTAACCGCCAACAGGCGAGTGCCAACAGATTACAAAAGGAGTTCAATAACTACATAAGATGTGTTCGTG CTGCACAAACCGCCTCCAAATCACTGATGGATGCCGTTTGCGAGATCTACGAGCCACAATGGAGCGGATACGATGCTCTGCAAGCACAAACGGGCGCCTCGGAGAGTTTGTGGGCGGACTTTGCGCACAAATTGGGGGATCAAGTCCTCATACCGCTCAACACATACACCGGACAGTTTCCCGAAATGAAG aaaaaagTGGAGAAGCGCAACCGAAAGCTGATTGACTACGATGGCCAGCGTCACTCGTTCCAGAATCTGCAGGCCAATGCCAACAAGCGCAAAGATGATGTCAAA CTAACCAAAGGACGCGAACAGCTAGAGGAAGCCAGACGCACCTACGAAATCCTAAACACGGAACTTCACGACGAGCTGCCTGCCTTATATGATTCTAGGATACTGTTTCTGGTTACCAACTTGCAGACGCTTTTTGCCACAGAAAACGTTTTCCACAACGAAACGGCCAAG ATCTATTCGGAACTGGAGGCAATCGTCGACAAATTGGCCACAGAATCGCAGCGCGGCTCCAATACGCTACGCAAGCAAACAA GCAATCCCATCAAGACTTCGAGTCCAGTGCAGTCGCCAGTAAATAAGTTAAACAACGCCAACATCAACAGCAACTATCAGAATCAAATCACCACAAACGGTGGCTCTAGTTTGGCAAACAGCC ATGCCAATACCGCTGACTTGCCGCCCGGCGTTCTTTACCGAGTGAAGGCCACCTACGGCTACGTCAAGGAGGATGTGGACGAGCTGAGCTTCGAGATCGGAGACCTTATTCGCGTTATCGAGTACGACGATCCCGAGGATCAG GAGGAGGGCTGGCTGATGGGTCAGAAGGAGGGCACCACCGAGAAGGGACTCTTCCCCGCCAACTTCACGCGTCCCATCTGA